A single Blastocatellia bacterium DNA region contains:
- a CDS encoding DUF58 domain-containing protein: MKQTRPSSSTLRFLAPDVLARIHSLELLARTVVEGFMAGLHRSPRLGFSTEFAEYRPYMPGDDLRLLDWKLFARTDRYYVKKFRGDTNTHGTILMDVSASMDYGSGAITKRDYACYLAASLAYLTNRQQDAVGWIAFADELLQYIPAKHRPGHLHTVLLAIEKAATRKQTNIARSLERVAALIKRRGILIVISDLYAEPDEILRGLKHLRFCGHDVLVFHILDEHELDFPFTQPLYLEDLETDEERHVVPERLRAQYLRLLHEHIETLQQECGRAGIDYVLMKTSEPLDRALFSYLSRRAKLY; this comes from the coding sequence ATGAAACAGACGCGGCCATCATCATCCACGCTTCGTTTTCTGGCGCCCGACGTGCTCGCGCGCATTCACTCACTGGAGCTGCTGGCGCGAACCGTCGTGGAAGGTTTCATGGCCGGCCTGCACCGCTCGCCACGACTCGGTTTCAGCACGGAATTCGCTGAATACCGCCCCTACATGCCCGGCGACGACCTGCGCCTGCTCGATTGGAAATTGTTTGCGCGCACAGACCGCTACTATGTCAAAAAATTTCGCGGCGACACCAACACCCACGGCACGATCCTAATGGATGTGAGCGCTTCGATGGACTACGGCTCCGGCGCCATCACCAAGCGCGATTATGCTTGCTATCTGGCCGCTTCGCTGGCCTACCTGACCAATCGCCAACAGGACGCTGTCGGCTGGATCGCTTTTGCGGATGAGCTGCTGCAATACATCCCGGCTAAACACCGTCCGGGTCACTTGCACACCGTTCTGCTGGCCATCGAAAAAGCCGCGACAAGAAAACAAACCAACATCGCGCGCAGTCTGGAAAGAGTCGCTGCCTTGATCAAGCGACGAGGCATCCTGATTGTGATTTCTGATTTGTATGCTGAGCCGGATGAGATTCTGCGTGGACTGAAGCACCTGCGCTTTTGCGGGCATGATGTGCTGGTCTTCCACATACTGGACGAACATGAGCTAGACTTCCCGTTCACACAACCGTTGTACCTGGAGGACCTCGAAACGGACGAAGAGAGGCACGTCGTGCCCGAACGCCTGCGCGCGCAATATCTCCGACTGCTCCATGAACACATCGAGACGTTGCAGCAAGAGTGTGGCCGAGCAGGCATTGATTATGTGTTGATGAAAACATCCGAGCCACTGGATCGGGCTTTGTTTTCATACTTATCACGACGCGCCAAGTTGTATTGA
- a CDS encoding VWA domain-containing protein, with protein MSFLNPWFLIGVAAVAVPILVHLVQRERAQRVSFPSLMFVRRVLQPSTRRRRLRHLWLLAMRCLALILLALAFSRPFISGDAREQADGRHLVIALDTSYSMQIGNRLERALERARALINSADRGDRIGLITFSDRYEIVQPLSHDRQTLLDALARLKPTLNATNYEPALQAAGRMLPPGRTNVVAIISDFQATGWAPSGEVTPIAAQLMPIDVADEHDTNVAFVQVSVDPIVYASKYEKNLSVKLAAVGQQPQSVGVTLHLNDRPVDQKMVTLDANGSAIVEFTGFPLRDGFNRGVIEISGDAFALDNRYFFTIQKRDPLSIVCVESAPATSFYLEQAVSVSEPHRYALTITPASHWTFVEPEKTAVVILNDVDRLTDAADRQLARWVEQGGGLLLATGRRVHAATFNQSFGALAPATLHTEAESSASRFESIAELDTSHPLLAPFAPTRAVNLALARIHGHCLAAPKQNARVLARLASGHPLLVEHAVGLGKVLLFTSSLDTSWNDLPLSPMYVPLVQQILRYLRPTDAPTSYLVGQAVRLSHSASPLRLDSPTGKRVQTTASSFVAEENGHYRLRSAAGEQLIAVNLDFRESDLRKLDVNQFVSAFSSAHDAPPAAASSQTDMPLSRDQEPGRRLWWPLLMAALLLLLIEAGLAKRIVVSPAHSQRSEQHRVAGLKFTSKV; from the coding sequence ATGAGCTTCCTGAATCCATGGTTTTTGATTGGCGTGGCGGCCGTTGCCGTGCCGATCCTTGTGCATCTGGTGCAGCGTGAACGGGCGCAGCGGGTCTCATTCCCCTCGCTGATGTTTGTTCGACGCGTCCTGCAGCCTTCAACCCGCCGGCGACGACTGCGTCACCTGTGGTTGCTGGCCATGCGCTGCCTGGCGTTGATTCTACTGGCGCTGGCCTTTTCCCGACCGTTCATCAGCGGCGACGCCCGTGAGCAGGCCGACGGACGCCATCTGGTGATCGCGCTCGATACATCCTATAGCATGCAGATCGGCAACCGACTGGAGCGGGCGCTGGAACGGGCGCGAGCATTGATCAACAGCGCCGACCGAGGGGATCGCATCGGGTTGATCACGTTTTCTGACCGATATGAAATCGTCCAGCCGCTTTCCCATGACAGACAGACACTGCTGGATGCGCTGGCTCGGCTCAAGCCGACACTGAACGCTACCAACTATGAACCGGCGCTCCAAGCGGCTGGCCGGATGTTGCCTCCAGGTCGAACGAACGTTGTGGCGATCATCTCGGATTTTCAAGCAACCGGCTGGGCACCATCCGGCGAAGTCACGCCCATCGCTGCTCAACTCATGCCGATTGATGTCGCTGACGAACATGACACCAATGTGGCCTTCGTGCAGGTGAGCGTAGACCCGATCGTTTATGCGTCCAAATACGAGAAGAATCTCTCGGTCAAACTTGCAGCCGTCGGTCAACAGCCGCAGAGCGTTGGCGTCACGTTGCATCTGAATGATCGCCCAGTTGACCAAAAGATGGTCACACTGGATGCCAACGGTTCAGCCATCGTTGAATTCACCGGATTTCCGCTGCGTGACGGGTTCAATCGCGGCGTCATCGAAATCAGCGGCGATGCGTTTGCGCTCGACAACCGCTATTTTTTCACCATTCAAAAACGCGATCCGCTCTCCATCGTGTGTGTGGAATCAGCGCCGGCCACCAGTTTCTACCTCGAGCAAGCTGTTTCCGTCAGCGAGCCTCATCGGTACGCGCTCACCATCACACCGGCCAGCCACTGGACATTCGTCGAACCGGAGAAGACAGCGGTTGTCATCCTGAATGATGTAGACCGGTTGACGGACGCGGCAGATCGTCAGCTCGCCCGTTGGGTTGAACAGGGCGGCGGCCTGTTGCTGGCGACTGGCCGTCGCGTTCATGCAGCCACTTTCAATCAATCGTTTGGCGCGCTGGCGCCGGCCACGCTACACACGGAGGCTGAATCGAGCGCGAGCCGATTTGAGTCCATCGCCGAGTTGGACACATCTCATCCGTTGCTCGCGCCGTTTGCGCCGACCCGAGCCGTCAACCTGGCGCTCGCGCGGATTCACGGCCACTGCCTGGCTGCGCCCAAGCAAAACGCTCGCGTGCTGGCGCGCCTTGCCAGCGGGCATCCACTGCTCGTCGAGCACGCTGTGGGTTTGGGCAAAGTGCTGCTGTTCACATCATCGCTCGATACGAGCTGGAACGATCTGCCGCTATCGCCCATGTATGTACCGTTGGTGCAGCAAATACTCCGCTATCTACGCCCGACTGACGCGCCAACGTCCTATCTAGTCGGCCAAGCTGTTCGCTTGTCGCATTCAGCCTCGCCGCTGCGCCTGGACAGCCCCACTGGCAAACGAGTGCAGACCACTGCTAGTTCATTCGTGGCGGAAGAAAATGGCCACTATCGCCTGCGTTCTGCCGCTGGCGAACAGCTCATTGCCGTCAACCTTGATTTCCGCGAATCAGACTTGCGAAAGCTGGACGTCAACCAGTTTGTATCAGCTTTCAGCAGCGCACACGATGCGCCACCGGCTGCGGCATCCAGCCAAACCGACATGCCGCTTTCACGCGATCAAGAGCCGGGGCGTCGCTTGTGGTGGCCATTGTTGATGGCAGCCCTTCTCCTGTTGTTGATAGAAGCCGGCCTGGCCAAGCGCATCGTCGTATCACCGGCTCACTCTCAGCGTTCCGAGCAACATCGTGTTGCGGGCTTGAAGTTCACGTCCAAGGTTTGA
- a CDS encoding class I SAM-dependent methyltransferase codes for MANSSVNHSHRPDWYRRLFAWGIAHGMARYQRTVARYKKTLFADIRGDVVEIGPGAGANFAYLPSSIRWIGVEPNPFMHPYLRRQAEQLGVEIDIRTSTVEQMDVDDNSVDIVISTLVLCSVPDVAVALRDIHRVLRPGGRFLFMEHVAAPRGTLLRSAQQAIRPLWQWVGDGCCPDRELWVELEQAGFARVEYQRFEVPFPIIKPHIMGVATK; via the coding sequence ATGGCAAACTCTTCTGTCAACCACTCACATCGTCCTGACTGGTATCGGCGATTGTTTGCGTGGGGAATAGCTCACGGCATGGCGCGATACCAACGAACCGTGGCTCGTTACAAGAAAACTCTCTTTGCCGACATACGCGGCGATGTGGTGGAAATCGGTCCGGGCGCTGGCGCCAATTTCGCTTACTTGCCTTCGAGCATTCGGTGGATCGGCGTTGAGCCGAATCCGTTCATGCACCCTTACCTCAGGCGTCAAGCTGAGCAGTTGGGAGTAGAGATAGACATTCGCACCAGCACAGTCGAGCAGATGGATGTGGATGATAACAGCGTTGATATTGTCATCAGCACGCTGGTGCTGTGCAGCGTGCCGGATGTGGCCGTTGCGTTGCGGGACATCCATCGGGTGCTCCGACCAGGTGGACGATTTCTCTTCATGGAACACGTGGCTGCGCCGCGCGGGACGCTGTTACGAAGCGCGCAACAAGCGATCCGACCGCTGTGGCAATGGGTGGGCGACGGCTGTTGTCCTGACCGTGAGCTGTGGGTGGAGCTTGAACAAGCCGGCTTTGCTCGCGTCGAGTATCAGCGCTTTGAAGTTCCTTTCCCCATCATCAAACCACATATCATGGGTGTCGCAACGAAGTGA